In Fibrobacter sp., the genomic stretch CTATCTTTGAAACACCTGAATAACAAACAGTGCCAGCAGGATCAGGGCGAGAAGCGCACCGGCTACTCTCAAGACAATTTCAGCCACTCTGGTATTGGAATGATTCCTGCGGGCGTAATCATCAGTTGAAAGCCGCCGTTTAAGGTTTTCATCTTTCCGGGGTGGACCAGGTTTTTTCTCCGGGGGTTTATTGGAGAGTATCTCTCTGAGGCCATTCTCAAATTCATCTTTATTATTCATTATGATCATGTCCTTTGCTGAGTGTTAATGTCCGGAGCAGGCTGATTCTAAAATTTAATAATTAACAATAGTATAAGGCTTGGAAATAGGAGTCTAACGCGGATACGTGGAGAGAGCAGGCTGTTGTGGCTTAATTTATTGAACTCAATATTGTAGATCGCAAATCGTAGAGCTATGAATGCAAGTATCTGATTTGCTTCCAGGTGCATCTTGAGTGAAACCCGTGAAATATTTTTTTTTAGCCTTGACCTTAAAAACAAGTTTTGGTTATTTTAACTTTCTTAGGTAACACAATAATCTGTAACAAAATACTGAAATAAGGGATGTATCCAGAATCGGTATCCTGTAAAAAAAAAGTAGATCTTCATATCCATACTGTTCATTCTGACGGTACAAGCACTGTCAAAGAGATAGTGGAAGTTGCATACCTCCAGGGGTTGAAGGCTGTTTCCATTACGGACCATGACTGCACAGATGCTTACCCGTTAGCGCAGGAACTGGGTGGTGAGGTCGGTATTGAGGTTATTCCCGGAGTTGAGCTGTCAAGTGAAGTCGAAGGAACCGATATCCATATACTTGGTTATTACATAGATCCCGAAAATCCTGCCTTCAGCCGTAAGCTTAAAGAGATGAAAGATGCCCGGTATGTTCGCGCCAAGAAGATTGTGGCCAATCTCAATAAACAGGGCATCGATCTGAGATTTGACACTGTTCTCAGTATTGCTGGAGTGGGTGCGATCGGACGGCCGCACATAGCATCGGCGATGCTCAAGGAGGAACTGGTTTATTCCTTTCGTGAGGCATTTGATAAATATATCGGCTATGGCCTTCCTGCTTATGTTGAAAAGCTCAAGATGAGTCCCAAAGATGTTTTTGATTTGATCAGGAATGCCGGGGGTATTCCTGTGCTGGCGCATCCAGGGGTCACGCAGGTTGATGAACGGATTCCAGAATTTGTGCGTGACGGGTTGATGGGGATCGAGGTTTTTCACACAGAGCATCCCTCCTGCGCTGAACGTCACTACATGCGCATTGCAAAAAAGTACAATCTTGCTTTTACCGGCGGCTCCGATTTTCATAACAACAATCATAATAAATCTGAACTTGGATCACCTGCAGTTCCGTATCAAGCGGTTAATAGTTTGAAAGAGAAACTGGGTATACCGGTTCAAGAGGTATAAATGACTATTGTACCTGTTATTCTGGCGGGCGGAATCGGGGAGCGCTTCTGGCCTCTGAGCAGATCATCGATGCCAAAGCAGATGCTTCGGCTTGTGGGGAACAGGACCATGGCTGAGGAGACTCTCTCCAGGGTTCATTCACTCTGTTCCTGTGATTCTTTACCACTGATTATTACAAGCAAGGCAATCGCCGGAAAACTCAAAAAGGCCATCTCACAGAGACTCAAGTACAATCTAATAGTCGAGCCAAAGGGAAAAAACACTGCTCCTGCGGTAGCACTTGCTGCTGCCTGGATTGAGAAAAAGTATGGTGATTCGGTGATGATGGTTCTTTCAGCAGATCATCATATCTACCCTGTAAAGGAATTTGTCCGGGCTTCCAGATATGCAATTGAGTTGGCTCAGAGTGTAAATTCACTTGTGGTTTTCGGTATAAGACCATCGAGACCCGAAACAGGCTATGGTTATATCCAGCTTGGAGAGCAAACCGGCTCATCAGGAGCCATTCAGGGATTCAAGGTTAAGAAATTTGTGGAAAAGCCATCGGCAAAGAAAGCCTGCAAGTACCTGGAATCCGGAAAGTACATGTGGAACAGCGGCATGTTTGTGTGGAGGACATCGGTGATCTTACAGGAGTTCCGTACTCATATGCCAGAGATTTACAAGGCAGTTCAGGCGCTCTCAAAGAAGGGTTTTACAAAGGCAGCACTTGAGAAGTTTTACGATGAGTGTGAGAAGGAATCCATCGATTACGGAATTCTGGAAAAATCTTCAAATGTAAATGCGGTTGTAGGTCAGTTCGGGTGGGATGATATTGGTTCCTGGGAGTCTCTCTGTCGTCTTCATGGGCAGGACAGCAAGGGAACTACGGTTACAGGCAAAAAGATCTTTCACAAGGAAAACCGCAATTCCATAATAGTCAACAAGTCCTCTCTTTCCGTTGCTGCGATCGGTGCAAGCGATACTGTGCTGGTGGTTACGGATGATACTGTGCTTCTCATTGACCG encodes the following:
- a CDS encoding PHP domain-containing protein, producing the protein MYPESVSCKKKVDLHIHTVHSDGTSTVKEIVEVAYLQGLKAVSITDHDCTDAYPLAQELGGEVGIEVIPGVELSSEVEGTDIHILGYYIDPENPAFSRKLKEMKDARYVRAKKIVANLNKQGIDLRFDTVLSIAGVGAIGRPHIASAMLKEELVYSFREAFDKYIGYGLPAYVEKLKMSPKDVFDLIRNAGGIPVLAHPGVTQVDERIPEFVRDGLMGIEVFHTEHPSCAERHYMRIAKKYNLAFTGGSDFHNNNHNKSELGSPAVPYQAVNSLKEKLGIPVQEV
- a CDS encoding NTP transferase domain-containing protein → MTIVPVILAGGIGERFWPLSRSSMPKQMLRLVGNRTMAEETLSRVHSLCSCDSLPLIITSKAIAGKLKKAISQRLKYNLIVEPKGKNTAPAVALAAAWIEKKYGDSVMMVLSADHHIYPVKEFVRASRYAIELAQSVNSLVVFGIRPSRPETGYGYIQLGEQTGSSGAIQGFKVKKFVEKPSAKKACKYLESGKYMWNSGMFVWRTSVILQEFRTHMPEIYKAVQALSKKGFTKAALEKFYDECEKESIDYGILEKSSNVNAVVGQFGWDDIGSWESLCRLHGQDSKGTTVTGKKIFHKENRNSIIVNKSSLSVAAIGASDTVLVVTDDTVLLIDRSRIGDLKRYLAEMKKEGSLPLNLF